GACGTGGTGACCACGTAATCGGCATTTTGCTTAATCATACATTCGCCAATCGTCACCCTATCTCGCCTCGTGTACCGATGATGATCCGGGAAAATCTTAAGCTCGCATATATCGGCGCCCAGGGATTTCAGGCTGCCTATAAAGTCTCCAGGCCGAGCTATACCTACGACGGCAACTACTTTCTTACCCGCTAATTTAAGGTTCTCGAACCGCGTTGAAGAAGCGCTGAGGATGCCCGACACAGACCGCAGCTCCCCTGCACCAGGTGCGCATCGAAGCGCTGCAGCGATATCATCTTCATTAAACTCGCCAGATTTACTGTGAAACCAAAGTAAATGGGCCCGGTTGAGGGATACAGGCGGTTCTCGCAAGGTACCCGAGGGCAAAAGTTGGCGGTTACCCAGCGGGGCTTCTCCCCGAAGCACTACTAAATCGAGATGCCGGGCGAGTCGTCGATGCGCGAAACCGTCGTCCATGACCAAGACGTCGCTCCGGCTTCCAGCGGCAACCACGCGCGCAGCACGGCTCCGGTCACCGCAGATGCCGAGTGGAATATCCAAGCCAGATGCGACGACCATCGCCGGTTCATCGCCATGCTTTGCCGGATCCACGGGATCACCAGGTAACCGCAAAACTAAATCCTTGGTCTCGCGGCCATATCCCCTAGACAAGAGAGCTGGATGCGAACCCTCTTTGAG
This DNA window, taken from Deltaproteobacteria bacterium, encodes the following:
- the lpxK gene encoding tetraacyldisaccharide 4'-kinase, with the protein product MNELNKLDPEHHRLTGFQGLGLGAKPLSVIYGAFIRLRGVLYDLGILRVRSSPLFTISVGGLEVGGVGKTPVVAYLLRKLLKEGSHPALLSRGYGRETKDLVLRLPGDPVDPAKHGDEPAMVVASGLDIPLGICGDRSRAARVVAAGSRSDVLVMDDGFAHRRLARHLDLVVLRGEAPLGNRQLLPSGTLREPPVSLNRAHLLWFHSKSGEFNEDDIAAALRCAPGAGELRSVSGILSASSTRFENLKLAGKKVVAVVGIARPGDFIGSLKSLGADICELKIFPDHHRYTRRDRVTIGECMIKQNADYVVTTS